In one Hemitrygon akajei chromosome 3, sHemAka1.3, whole genome shotgun sequence genomic region, the following are encoded:
- the gchfr gene encoding GTP cyclohydrolase 1 feedback regulatory protein: MPYVLISTQIRLETGPTIVGDENSDVNLMNYLGAEKTTVLGNNFSEYRVKYPARVVLDKLEVLGYHVISMTGVGQTLVWCLHKAQHDP; this comes from the exons ATGCCTTACGTTCTCATTAGTACCCAGATCCGGCTG GAAACTGGACCCACGATTGTTGGCGATGAGAACTCAGATGTGAATCTTATGAACTACCTTGGAGCTGAGAAAACCACTGTATTAGGAAATAATTT CTCAGAATACCGGGTTAAATACCCCGCACGAGTGGTGCTGGATAAACTGGAAGTTCTTGGCTACCATGTAATCAGCATGACAGGCGTGGGACAGACCCTAGTCTGGTGTCTACACAAAGCTCAACATGACCCTTAA